One Thermoplasmatales archaeon genomic window carries:
- the priS gene encoding DNA primase catalytic subunit PriS, producing MNFLKRKFFSYYLHPKIIFPNRIDRREYAFIPFDGEMRRHLAFASKEKILEYLKNEVPAHAYYSSAYYLHPSAERMDEKKWMGADLIFDLDADHLPNASQMSYEQSLEEVKKEASKLLSFLTDDFGFSENEIEIYFSGSRGYHFHVKNSRILSLGSQERREIVDYVTGRGLIIENVLKERIIPKGKFQDKTIEIDIKPGWKKRFAHALVNFFKEIKAKEKEEAINALIEIGKSRKVAEELYDLLTDERIKRIEEGKIDQATSFKKIIKPLMEKIFISLQSGADEPVTSDIKRLIRLPGSLHGKSGLMVAKVSSIDDFNPLCDAVVFGSEEIEVNVVKPLSIRMMENSFELKEGKEKLPEYLAVFLIARGFATI from the coding sequence ATGAATTTTTTGAAAAGAAAATTTTTCTCATATTATTTGCACCCGAAAATAATTTTTCCAAATAGAATTGATAGGAGGGAATATGCCTTCATTCCTTTTGACGGGGAAATGCGCCGCCACCTCGCATTTGCATCGAAAGAAAAAATCCTTGAATATTTGAAAAATGAAGTTCCAGCCCATGCTTACTATTCCTCTGCTTACTATTTGCATCCTTCAGCGGAAAGAATGGATGAGAAAAAATGGATGGGTGCAGACCTTATTTTTGATTTAGATGCAGACCATCTTCCAAATGCAAGTCAGATGAGCTATGAGCAATCTCTGGAAGAAGTAAAAAAAGAAGCAAGTAAGCTTTTATCTTTTCTTACAGATGATTTTGGTTTCTCTGAAAATGAAATAGAAATTTATTTCAGTGGTAGCAGGGGATACCATTTTCATGTAAAAAATAGCAGAATTTTATCTCTTGGCAGTCAGGAAAGAAGGGAAATTGTTGATTATGTTACTGGAAGAGGCTTAATAATTGAAAATGTTTTAAAGGAGAGGATTATTCCAAAAGGAAAATTTCAGGATAAAACAATTGAAATTGATATAAAGCCAGGATGGAAAAAAAGATTTGCTCATGCATTAGTAAATTTTTTTAAAGAGATAAAGGCAAAAGAGAAAGAAGAGGCAATAAATGCATTAATTGAAATAGGGAAAAGCAGAAAGGTTGCGGAAGAGCTATATGATTTACTCACTGATGAAAGAATTAAAAGGATAGAAGAAGGAAAAATTGACCAGGCAACATCATTTAAAAAAATAATCAAACCCCTAATGGAAAAAATATTTATTTCATTGCAAAGCGGGGCGGATGAGCCAGTTACTTCTGATATAAAAAGGTTAATACGCCTTCCTGGCTCCCTTCATGGGAAGAGCGGGCTCATGGTTGCGAAAGTTAGTTCAATAGATGATTTCAATCCGCTATGCGATGCGGTTGTTTTTGGAAGCGAGGAAATAGAAGTAAATGTTGTTAAGCCTTTAAGTATAAGAATGATGGAAAATAGCTTTGAGCTTAAGGAAGGGAAGGAAAAACTGCCAGAATATCTTGCTGTTTTTTTAATTGCAAGAGGATTTGCAACTATTTAA
- a CDS encoding DNA replication complex GINS family protein, which translates to MLTYEKLRNIDEMERNTSSLTKVDMDFYSQAISYMEEIESRIEKEKESPSHKIMILSDELRNTKRLLQSIFERRERKIISFALHSARTGKEMPENMTNEEKIFYEELLNVINAYRKKIFERKKDFAILRIKKEIPQFVGNDMKKYLLNKEDVVCLPYNLAKLIIERDAGEEINANF; encoded by the coding sequence ATGCTCACCTATGAAAAGTTAAGAAATATAGATGAAATGGAAAGAAATACCTCATCATTAACAAAAGTTGATATGGATTTTTATTCTCAGGCAATTAGCTACATGGAAGAAATAGAAAGTAGAATAGAAAAAGAAAAGGAAAGTCCTTCCCATAAAATAATGATTTTATCTGATGAGTTAAGAAATACAAAAAGATTGCTGCAGAGCATATTTGAAAGAAGGGAAAGGAAAATCATAAGTTTTGCCCTTCATTCCGCAAGAACTGGAAAGGAAATGCCTGAGAATATGACAAATGAAGAAAAAATTTTTTATGAAGAACTTTTAAATGTTATAAATGCTTATAGAAAAAAAATTTTTGAGAGAAAGAAGGATTTTGCCATTTTAAGGATAAAAAAAGAAATTCCTCAATTTGTTGGAAATGATATGAAAAAATATTTGCTGAATAAGGAAGATGTTGTATGTTTGCCATATAATTTGGCAAAATTAATAATTGAGAGGGATGCTGGAGAAGAAATCAATGCAAATTTTTGA
- a CDS encoding NAD-dependent deacylase, whose translation MKEVAKEIKNSKFCIALTGAGISTESGIPDFRGKNGIWSKYDINEYGTIESFVKNPSKIWKFFEEMIDGFKNAEPNIAHIALADMEKKGIVKAIITQNVDNLHAKAGSKNIIEFHGNFSRLKCIKCGRKFDMEEEMRICGCGGLVKPDMIMFGEEIPKDAIEKSFELAEKCDLILVIGTSCSVYPAAYIPVIAKRNGAKIVEINVEDTEITHLADYVLRGKCSEIISKILEEIKNLH comes from the coding sequence ATGAAAGAAGTTGCAAAAGAAATCAAAAATTCGAAATTCTGCATAGCCCTTACAGGAGCTGGAATATCAACTGAATCAGGAATACCAGATTTCAGAGGGAAAAATGGGATATGGAGTAAATATGATATAAATGAATATGGAACAATAGAAAGTTTTGTTAAAAATCCATCAAAGATATGGAAATTTTTTGAAGAAATGATAGATGGATTTAAAAATGCAGAACCAAATATTGCACATATTGCACTTGCCGATATGGAGAAGAAAGGGATAGTAAAGGCGATAATAACCCAGAATGTTGATAACCTGCACGCAAAAGCGGGAAGCAAAAATATTATTGAATTCCATGGAAATTTTTCAAGATTGAAATGCATTAAATGCGGAAGAAAATTTGATATGGAAGAGGAAATGAGAATTTGCGGGTGCGGCGGGCTGGTGAAGCCAGATATGATAATGTTCGGTGAGGAAATTCCTAAAGATGCAATAGAAAAATCTTTTGAACTTGCTGAAAAATGCGATTTAATTCTTGTAATTGGAACAAGCTGTTCTGTTTATCCCGCTGCCTATATCCCAGTTATTGCAAAAAGAAATGGGGCAAAGATTGTTGAAATAAATGTTGAAGACACTGAAATAACTCATTTAGCAGATTATGTGTTGCGGGGCAAATGCAGCGAAATTATTTCAAAAATTCTTGAAGAAATCAAAAATTTGCATTGA
- a CDS encoding adenosylhomocysteinase yields MKYKVKDINLAKEGERIFKWAQQNMPVLKSINEDFREEKPLKGIKISACLHVTKETAVLIKTLQEGGAKISLCGSNPLSTNDAIAAYLAKNGINVFAWRGNHSKYYWCIEKALEIEPNITMDDGGDLITTIHTKKREFIKNIIGGTEETTTGVKRQIAMEKEGVLSYPVVAVNESFTKYLFDNRYGTGQSTIDGILRTTSLLLAGKKFVVAGYGWCGRGLAMRARGMGARVIVCEVDEIKALEAVMDGFEVMQMGEAAKIGDIFVTVTGNKHVIGGHEIKKMKDGAILANSGHFDNEIDVEWLEEEKVKKEEIRENLVAYHLKNGKKIYLLAEGRLVNLAGAEGHPPEVMDMSFANQAMAVKWLVENKGKLENKVYRLTEEIDREVARRKLKTMGIKIDRLTEEQKKYMAGWKEGT; encoded by the coding sequence ATGAAATATAAGGTAAAAGATATAAATTTAGCGAAAGAAGGAGAGAGGATTTTTAAATGGGCTCAGCAGAATATGCCTGTTTTAAAGAGCATAAATGAAGATTTTAGAGAAGAAAAGCCATTAAAAGGAATAAAAATTTCAGCTTGTCTGCATGTTACAAAGGAAACAGCGGTGCTTATAAAAACATTGCAGGAAGGAGGGGCGAAAATCTCGCTATGTGGCTCCAACCCGCTATCAACAAATGATGCAATAGCAGCATATCTTGCAAAAAATGGAATAAATGTTTTTGCATGGCGTGGAAATCACAGCAAATATTACTGGTGCATAGAAAAAGCACTTGAAATTGAACCAAACATAACAATGGATGATGGTGGCGACTTAATAACAACAATACATACAAAAAAAAGAGAGTTTATTAAGAATATTATAGGAGGGACAGAGGAGACAACAACAGGAGTTAAGAGACAAATTGCTATGGAAAAAGAGGGTGTTCTTTCTTATCCAGTTGTTGCAGTAAATGAATCATTTACAAAATATTTATTTGACAATAGATATGGAACTGGACAGAGCACAATAGATGGAATTTTAAGAACAACCTCCCTCCTGCTTGCGGGCAAAAAATTTGTTGTTGCTGGCTATGGGTGGTGCGGGCGCGGGCTGGCGATGCGCGCGCGAGGGATGGGGGCAAGAGTTATTGTTTGCGAGGTGGATGAAATTAAGGCGCTCGAAGCAGTTATGGATGGATTTGAGGTTATGCAGATGGGAGAGGCTGCTAAAATAGGCGACATATTTGTAACTGTAACTGGAAATAAGCATGTGATTGGGGGACATGAGATTAAAAAAATGAAGGACGGGGCAATTCTTGCAAATTCCGGGCATTTTGACAATGAGATAGATGTTGAATGGCTTGAAGAAGAAAAAGTTAAAAAGGAGGAAATAAGGGAAAATTTAGTTGCATATCATCTTAAAAATGGAAAAAAAATTTACCTTCTTGCCGAGGGAAGGCTTGTAAATCTTGCAGGAGCTGAGGGGCATCCTCCAGAAGTTATGGATATGTCTTTTGCAAATCAGGCAATGGCTGTTAAATGGCTTGTTGAAAATAAGGGAAAACTGGAGAATAAGGTTTATAGGCTCACAGAAGAAATTGACCGTGAAGTGGCAAGAAGAAAGCTTAAAACAATGGGAATAAAGATAGACAGGCTCACAGAAGAGCAGAAAAAATATATGGCGGGATGGAAGGAAGGCACATGA
- a CDS encoding ferritin — protein sequence MGTKGKEIVKDLKKIVNELKKALADEWLAYYQYWAGAKVVEGAMREIISAELEEHAKDELKHAEMITGRLLQLGEKPILSPKEWYSLTNCGYEIPSPNGEKIIKQNIKGEQCAIDVYNKLLKITEGRDVITYQMILEILKDEVEHEDDLEILLQDMKSMK from the coding sequence ATGGGAACAAAAGGTAAAGAAATTGTTAAGGATTTGAAAAAAATAGTGAATGAGCTTAAGAAAGCTCTTGCTGATGAATGGCTTGCCTACTATCAATACTGGGCAGGCGCAAAAGTTGTGGAGGGAGCGATGAGGGAAATTATCTCGGCGGAGCTGGAAGAGCATGCTAAAGATGAGCTAAAGCATGCTGAAATGATAACAGGCAGGTTACTCCAGCTTGGTGAGAAGCCAATTTTGAGCCCGAAGGAATGGTATTCTCTTACAAACTGTGGATATGAAATTCCTTCCCCGAATGGGGAGAAAATAATTAAGCAGAATATAAAAGGAGAGCAGTGTGCAATAGATGTTTATAATAAATTACTCAAAATTACTGAGGGCAGGGATGTAATTACATATCAAATGATTCTTGAAATTCTAAAAGATGAAGTAGAGCATGAGGATGATTTGGAAATTTTACTTCAAGATATGAAAAGCATGAAGTAA